In one Lolium rigidum isolate FL_2022 chromosome 3, APGP_CSIRO_Lrig_0.1, whole genome shotgun sequence genomic region, the following are encoded:
- the LOC124695894 gene encoding probable fructokinase-5, with protein sequence MPLQTLNPASVSRAPLPLPRRHPPQPLPPRRRLAGGAVRPRAAVAVAVSSAVNDEARWRPPPGAREGKGTDLATLGNLCVDVVLSVPCLPPAQRDERLAYMEGLAASPPDQKYWEAGGNCNLAFAAARLGLRCSTLGHVGEEVYGKFLLDVLQAEGINVVGMLENTDATACRHAYETLLCWVLVDPFQRHGFCSRADFSKEPAFSWIQKLPAETKTAIHHSKILFSNGYAFDEFSPDVIASAIDCAIDAGTSVFFDPGPRGRSLLNGNLDEQRALEHALRLSDVLLLTSDEAESLTNIQNPIEAGQELLRRGIRTKWVVIKMGSKGSIMITESAVSCAPSFKIRVVDTVGCGDSFTAAIAFGFLHNLPAISTLALANAVGAATATGYGAGRNVAHLDKVLHLLRESDINEEETTWTELMEGCSACPEVSVLSKTPINGVSKPFVNVVPVCGVVTDLLSMLEVAPEWSAVQA encoded by the exons ATGCctctccaaaccctaaaccccgcCTCCGTCTCCCGCGCCCCGCTCCCGCTCCCCCGGCGCCACCCGCCGCAGCCCCTCCCGCCCCGCCGTCGCCTCGCCGGCGGCGCCGTCCGGCCCCGCgcagccgtcgccgtcgccgtctccAGCGCGGTCAACGACGAGGCCAGATGGCGGCCGCCACCCGGGGCCAGGGAGGGGAAGGGGACGGATCTCGCCACGCTTGGCAACCTCTGCGTCGACGTCGTGCTCAGCGTCCCCTGCCTCCCGCCGGCGCAGCGCGATGAGCGCCTGGCCTACATGGAGGGCCTGGCCGCCTCGCCGCCCGACCAG AAATATTGGGAGGCTGGTGGGAACTGCAACCTGGCCTTTGCTGCGGCTAGGCTTGGGCTTCGCTGTTCCACACTGGGGCATGTAGGAGAGGAAGTTTATGGAAAGTTTCTTCTTGATGTGCTCCAAGCAGAAGGCATTAATGTTGTTGGGATGCTTGAAAATACTGATGCTACTGCATGTCGACATGCCTATGAGACACTTCTGTGTTGGGTTCTTGTGGATCCGTTTCAGAGACATGGATTCTGCAG CCGTGCAGACTTTAGTAAAGAACCGGCTTTCAGTTGGATACAGAAACTTCCAGCAGAGACCAAGACAGCTATTCACCACTCTAAAATATTGTTTAGCAATGGATATGCTTTTGATGAATTTTCCCCTGATGTGATTGCATCTGCTATTGATTGTGCGATTGATGCGGGAACGTCAGTATTCTTTGATCCTGGGCCTCGTGGAAGATCTCTCTTAAATGGGAACCTGGATGAACAGAGAGCACTTGAGCATGCTCTGAGGCTCAGCGATGTTCTCCTTTTGACGTCAGATGAG GCCGAGTCACTAACGAACATCCAAAACCCGATTGAGGCAGGGCAAGAGTTGCTAAGAAGAGGAATCCGCACAAAATGGGTTGTCATCAAAATGGGTTCCAAGGGATCAATCATGATCACTGAAAGTGCTGTTTCATGTGCGCCTTCTTTTAAG ATTCGCGTTGTGGACACAGTTGGATGTGGGGATAGCTTTACTGCTGCTATAGCTTTCGGGTTCCTCCACAACTTGCCGGCGATTAGCACACTAGCCCTAGCAAATGCAGTTGGTGCTGCAACCGCCACCGGATATGGGGCAGGTAGGAATGTTGCTCACCTAGATAAAGTACTACATCTCTTGAGAGAATCTGATATCAACGAGGAAGAAACAACATGGACCGAGCTGATGGAAGGATGCTCAGCCTGTCCTGAAGTTTCAGTCCTGTCCAAGACTCCAATTAATGGTGTCAGCAAGCCCTTTGTGAATGTTGTACCTGTTTGTGGTGTGGTTACTGACCTCTTGTCGATGTTAGAAGTGGCACCGGAGTGGAGTGCTGTCCAGGCTTAG
- the LOC124694761 gene encoding probable myosin-binding protein 4 — MAVNARARSRDFSRQFWSVLCHALSECFLIVMLLVIAVVSYTATRFARICRIRSPCMLCSRLDKVLHGKSWFSEELICAAHRLEIARLSYCQIHSKLAHSDGLCEKCFLSCSGSVGKPGNLTNMSAKEKPDTRSQSRHTHLCSCCSEPFKKRSNAHRISEEASGRSPDDGMRKVKQRSRAMVSVGHSSDEDCDQLPSGGYRKLNACRDSDSEIHVSDGDDNDNDHAVPYKARHRTRDISYDDAHLQPMITSSNILSTSHSETTIPTKPMNTIPLVPLNTTADKGNAAKSLDPTIGHGLEEINWSQVNASNNDLNMHLMAGPEQVHQELPKEKTFLVGIEEVSNSEGVSGSADEEATKSFATSAYDGTSSTDAHFNHNKNAPGGRADLRSPRWSEVMSAKETNSSTQEEVRTFMSQLSSARGFDGPWSDLAASPRISIHIDEYRQSDANLEPSDSHGTSEDEGEISLESLKQQCEVNKKNLRILYKELEAERSASAVAASEAMAMINRLQVEKAAMHMEAMQYLRMMEEQADHDQEAIEKLNDLLTEREKEMLDLEAELENYESRFCGESTDLGKVDATYGDMGFRVLDSSDFVRNTFFDFEDEKAKILESLRRLEETLGIPCTNRYDSGSANDGLQNGSLRDHPSDVLGHHVENPVSECRSSLLPPEHLNDESVSSQLNDENQSVENQKYDLGSANDGLQNGSLRDDPSDVLGHHVENPVSECRSSLLPPEHLNDESVSSQRNDENQSVENQKYFGSGSHPDDDNISAVTSIKQEISLLNSRFMALEADQKFLKQILISLKCSNDGEQYVQEITTHLRELRRTVTEQRDRTVL, encoded by the exons ATGGCTGTGAATGCTCGTGCGAGGTCGCGAGACTTTTCGCGGCAATTCTGGTCGGTGCTGTGCCATGCCCTCAGCGAGTGCTTCCTGATTGTAATGCTCCTGGTGATTGCCGTGGTGTCCTATACCGCAACAAGGTTCGCACGCATCTGCAGGATTCGGTCACCGTGCATGCTGTGCTCCAGATTAGACAAGGTTCTACATGGAAAGTCCTGGTTCTCTGAAGAACTGATTTGTGCTGCACACAGGTTGGAAATCGCGCGTTTGTCATATTGCCAGATTCACAGCAAGCTCGCACATTCTGATGGTTTATGTGAAAAATGCTTTCTTTCATGCTCTGGATCGGTTGGTAAGCCAGGTAACCTGACAAACATGAGTGCTAAGGAGAAGCCGGATACTCGGTCACAGTCTAGGCACACACATCTATGTTCTTGTTGTTCAGAACCATTCAAGAAGAGAAGTAATGCACACAGGATATCTGAGGAGGCGAGTGGCAGGTCTCCAGATGATGGCATGAGGAAAGTGAAGCAGAGAAGCAGAGCCATGGTAAGTGTTGGTCATTCTTCAGATGAGGATTGTGATCAATTGCCTTCTGGAGGTTACAGAAAGCTAAATGCCTGTCGTGATTCTGACTCCGAGATTCACGTCTCGGATGGCGATGACAATGACAATGATCATGCAGTCCCTTATAAAGCTCGACACCGAACCAGAGATATCTCATATGATGATGCACATCTGCAACCTATGATCACCAGCAGCAATATCTTGTCAACATCTCATTCTGAGACTACTATTCCCACAAAGCCGATGAACACCATTCCTCTAGTTCCATTGAATACTACAGCTGACAAAGGCAATGCTGCAAAATCTTTAGACCCTACTATTGGGCATGGCTTGGAGGAAATCAACTGGAGTCAGGTCAATGCGAGTAACAACGATCTCAACATGCACTTGATGGCTGGGCCTGAGCAAGTTCACCAGGAGCTTCCAAAAGAAAAAA CTTTTCTGGTTGGTATTGAGGAAGTCAGCAATTCAGAGGGTGTTTCAGGAAGCGCCGACGAAGAAGCTACAAAGTCTTTTGCCACTTCTGCATATGATGGAACCAGTTCAACAGATGCTCATTTCAACCACAACAAAAATGCTCCTGGTGGTAGAGCTGACCTTAGATCTCCTCGTTGGTCTGAAGTAATGTCCGCTAAGGAAACCAACTCAAGTACACAGGAAGAAGTGAGGACATTCATGTCCCAATTGTCTTCTGCCCGAGGCTTTGATGGCCCATGGAGTGATCTGGCTGCTAGTCCCAGAATCAGCATACATATTGATGAGTACAGACAATCTGATGCCAATCTGGAACCATCTGATTCCCATGGTACAAGTGAAGATGAAGGCGAAATCTCCCTTGAGAGCCTGAAGCAGCAATGCGAGGTTAACAAGAAAAACTTACGTATCCTTTATAAGGAGCTTGAGGCAGAACGGAGTGCTTCAGCTGTTGCAGCAAGTGAAGCGATGGCTATGATCAATAGGTTGCAAGTGGAAAAGGCCGCAATGCACATGGAGGCGATGCAGTATCTCAGGATGATGGAAGAGCAGGCTGATCATGACCAAGAAGCAATTGAAAAGCTAAATGACTTGCTTACAGAAAGAGAGAAAGAAATGCTTGACCTGGAAGCTGAACTCGAAAATTATGAGAGCAGGTTCTGCGGTGAATCAACTGATCTCGGAAAAGTTGATGCTACTTATGGAGATATGGGATTCAGAGTCTTGGACAGCTCAGATTTCGTGAGGAATACCTTTTTTGATTTTGAAGATGAGAAGGCCAAAATCTTGGAATCCTTAAGAAGATTGGAGGAAACACTTGGCATACCGTGCACGAATAGATATGATTCGGGTAGTGCCAATGATGGTCTACAGAATGGGTCTCTGagagatcacccaagtgatgtgcTTGGCCACCATGTAGAAAACCCAGTATCGGAATGTCGCAGTTCACTATTGCCTCCGGAACACTTGAACGATGAATCAGTCTCTTCTCAGCTAAATGATGAAAATCAATCAGTTGAGAACCAAAAATATGATTTGGGTAGCGCCAATGATGGTCTACAGAATGGGTCTCTGAGAGATGACCCAAGTGATGTGCTTGGCCATCATGTAGAAAACCCAGTATCGGAATGTCGCAGTTCACTATTGCCTCCGGAACACTTGAATGATGAATCAGTCTCTTCTCAGCGAAATGATGAAAACCAATCTGTTGAGAACCAAAAATATTTTGGTTCAGGCTCTCACCCAGATGACGATAATATTAGtgcagtgacaagcattaaacaggaAATTTCACTCTTAAATAGTAGATTCATGGCACTTGAAGCAGATCAGAAGTTTCTCAAGCAGATATTGATTTCTCTTAAATGTAGCAATGATGGAGAACAATATGTGCAGGAGATAACTACTCATTTGCGGGAGCTGCGAAGAACCGTTACTGAACAGAGAGATAGAACAGTTTTATGA